The Halichoerus grypus chromosome 9, mHalGry1.hap1.1, whole genome shotgun sequence genome has a window encoding:
- the VPS52 gene encoding vacuolar protein sorting-associated protein 52 homolog produces MAAAATMAAAARELMLRAGASDMEEEEGPLGGGPGLQEPLQLGELDISSDEFILDEVDVHIQANLEDELVKEALKTGVDLRHYSKQVELELQQIEQKSIRDYIQESENIASLHNQITACDAVLERMEQMLGAFQSDLSSISSEIRTLQEQSGAMNIRLRNRQAVRGKLGELVDGLIVPSALITAILEAPVTEPRFLEQLQELDAKAAAVREQEGRGTAACADVRGILDRLRVKAVTKIREFILQKIYSFRKPMTNYQIPQTALLKYRFFYQFLLGNERATAKEIRDEYVETLSKIYLSYYRSYLGRLMKVQYEEVAEKDDLMGVEDTAKKGFFSKPSLRSRNTIFTLGTRGSVISPTELEAPILVPHTAQRGEQRYPFEALFRSQHYALLDNSCREYLFICEFFVVSGSAAHDLFHAVMGRTLGMTLKHLESYLTDCYDAIAVFLCIHIVLRFRNIAAKRDVPALDRYWEQVLALLWPRFELILEMNVQSVRSTDPQRLGGLDTRPHYITRRYAEFSSALVSINQTIPNERTMQLLGQLQVEVENFVLRVAAEFSSRKEQLVFLINNYDMMLGVLMERAADDSKEVESFQQLLNARTQEFIEELLSPPFGGLVAFVKEAEALIERGQAERLRGEEARVTQLIRGFGSSWKSSVESLSQDVMRSFTNFRNGTSIIQGALTQLIQLYHRFHRVLSQPQLRALPARAELINIHHLMVELKKHKPNF; encoded by the exons ATGGCCGCTGCTGCGACCATGGCGGCAGCTGCCCGAGAGCTGATGTTGCGAGCCGGGGCCTCAGatatggaggaagaggagggcccGCTG GGGGGTGGTCCTGGTCTTCAGGAGCCATTACAACTTGGAGAATTGGACATCTCCTCTGATGAATTCATCCTGGATGAAGTGGATG TTCACATTCAGGCAAATCTGGAGGATGAGTTAGTAAAGGAAGCTCTTAAAACG GGTGTGGATCTCCGTCACTATTCAAAGCAGGTTGAGCTGGAGCTACAGCAGATTGAGCAGAAATCCATCCGGGATT ATATCCAAGAGAGTGAGAATATAGCATCTTTGCACAACCAGATCACAGCCTGTGATGCTGTTCTTGAG CGCATGGAGCAGATGTTGGGAGCTTTTCAGAGTGACCTCAGCTCTATCAGCTCTGAGATCCGGACACTGCAGGAACAGTCAGGAGCCATGAACATTCGGCTTCGAAACCGCCAGGCAGTTCGGGGAAAACTTGGGGAACTTGTCGATGGTCTGATAGTGCCCTCTGCTCTGATCAC GGCAATTCTGGAGGCGCCAGTGACAGAGCCCAGGTTCCTGGAGCAGTTGCAGGAGCTGGACGCCAAGGCAGCTGCAGTCCGAGAGCAGGAAGGTAGAGGGACAGCAGCCTGCGCTGATGTCAGAGGCATACTCGACCGGCTCCGGGTCAAG GCGGTGACGAAGATCCGAGAGTTTATTCTTCAGAAAATTTATTCCTTCAGAAAACCAATGACCAACTATCAAATCCCCCAGACGGCCCTGCTGAAGTACAG GTTCTTCTATCAGTTTCTGCTGGGCAATGAACGAGCAACAGCGAAGGAGATCAGGGATGAGTATGTGGAAACACTGAGCAAGATCTACCTGTCTTACTATCGCTCTTACCTGGGGCGGCTCATGAAGGTGCAG tACGAGGAAGTTGCTGAAAAGGATGATCTAATGGGTGTAGAAGATACAGCAAAGAAAG GATTCTTCTCGAAGCCTTCCCTCCGCAGCAGGAACACCATCTTCACCCTGGGGACCCGTGGTTCTGTCATTTCCCCCACTGAACTGGAGGCCCCCATCCTGGTGCCCCACACCGCCCAGCGGGGAGAACAGAGG TATCCATTCGAGGCCCTCTTCCGAAGCCAGCACTACGCCCTCCTAGACAATTCCTGCCGTGAATATCTTTTCATCTGTGAATTCTTCGTTGTGTCTGGCTCGGCTGCACACGACCTCTTCCATGCTGTCATGGGTCGCACACTCGGCATGACCCTG AAACACCTGGAGTCTTATCTCACGGACTGCTACGATGCCATTGCTGTTTTTCTCTGTATCCACATCGTCCTCCGATTCCGCAACATTGCAGCGAAGAGGGATGTTCCTGCCCTGGACAG GTACTGGGAGCAGGTGCTTGCCTTGCTGTGGCCACGATTTGAGCTGATCCTGGAGATGAATGTCCAGAGTGTCCGAAGCACTGACCCTCAGCGCCTTGGGGGGCTGGATACTCGGCCCCACTAT ATCACACGCCGATATGCAGAGTTCTCGTCTGCTCTTGTCAGCATCAATCAGACAATTCCCAACGAACGGACAATGCAGCTGCTGGGACAGCTACAG GTGGAAGTAGAGAATTTTGTCCTCCGAGTGGCAGCCGAGTTCTCCTCAAGGAAGGAGCAGCTTGTGTTCCTGATCAACAACTATGACATGATGCTGGGTGTGCTGATG GAGCGGGCTGCAGATGACAGCAAGGAGGTTGAGAGTTTCCAGCAGCTGCTCAATGCTCGAACACAG GAATTCATTGAAGAGTTATTGTCTCCCCCTTTTGGGGGTCTGGTGGCATTTGTGAAGGAAGCTGAGGCTTTGATTGAGCGTGGACAGGCTGAGCGACTTCGAGGGGAAGAAG CCCGGGTTACTCAGCTGATCCGTGGCTTTGGTAGTTCCTGGAAATCATCAGTGGAGTCTCTGAGTCAGGATGTAATGCGGAGTTTCACCAACTTCAGAAATGGAACCAGTATCATCCAG GGAGCTTTGACCCAGCTGATCCAGCTCTATCATCGCTTCCACCGGGTGCTCTCTCAGCCCCAGCTCCGAGCTCTCCCTGCCCGGGCTGAGCTCATCAACATTCATCACCTAATGGTGGAGCTCAAGAAACACAAGCCTAACTTCTGA